Within the Deltaproteobacteria bacterium genome, the region CCGTTCCCCCCGATCCGGGGTTCCTCTCCCTCGCCCTGGAGGGAAACGCCTCCATCTCCCGCCAGGGAGAGCTCCACTTCCTCCCGGCCCGCAAGCCGAAGGCCGTGGAACTGGGGAGCCCGCTGGCCCGCAAGGTCGCGGAGTTCATCCGCGCGGCGGGCGACACCGCACCGGGGCGAACCGAGCTCCTCGAGGCGGTCAAAAACGTTTCGGCGGACACGAAGGCGGTTGAGAAGGTGGTCGACGGCCTCGCCCGCGCCGGGGAGATCGTCCGTGTGAAGGAGCTCCTCTTCGACGGGGCGGCACTGCGGGGGATAGAGGAGAAGCTCGTCGCGTTTCTCGCGAAGCGCGGCGAGGTCACCGTGCCGGAGTTCAAGGAGATGACGGGGCTGTCCCGGAAATACATCATCCCGCTCCTCGAACATTTCGACGCGACGAAAGTCACCCTGCGGGTGGGGGACAAGCGGGTGTTGCGGAAAAAATAGCCGTAAGCAGTCGACTGTTACACTTCGTCGGCCATCGACGCTACGGCGTCGAGTTGGAACGACTGGTTAGGGTCGAAATGAAGCTTCATTCCGATTTCTTCCTTGCCGGTTTCTTTCCGGGTTTCCCTTTCCCTTCGATCCGTTTGATCTCTTTTTCGAAATCGCTCTCGAACGCCATGTCCTGCCTGATGCGGAAGGCCGCATACCGTTCTTCCGCAAGTTGCCGGGCCACTTCTGCCGAAACAGTCCCTGCGCTCGTCAGCACTTCGTATTCGTTGAATTTCAGGAAAGCGTCGAGGCGCTCTACCCAATCGGCCATGCGCATGGGAATTTGTCGGGCGGCCTGATTTTCGGCATAATCCAGATACATACCGACGATCCGCTCCAGCTCCTTGATCTCTCCCTCGATCAGGTAGTTCTTCGCCACGACCACATCCGACTTGAGAATCTTCCCCGCCGGCGCGTTTTTCCAGGTGGTGAGGCCCATGGACGGTTTGCCGGCATCGGATCGTCCGGCGATGATCTCGGCGGCGGTCTGCCCGGTCACCGCCCAATGCAGCTTGTTCTGAACCGTCTTGAAAAAGGTTTTCGTGATTTCGGCGTCCTTGTCGTAATCGATGCTGCATTGCTCGTAGATGTCGACGATCTTCAGGTAGAACCGGCGTTCGCTGGCACGGATCTCCCGAATTCGTTCCAGGAGTTCGTCGAAGTAGTCCTTGCCGAACCGCTTCTTCAGTTTCAATCGGTCGTCATCGAGCACGAAGCCCTTGACGATGAATTCCCGGAGCGTCTGAGTAGCCCAGATACGGAAGCGGGTTGCCTGGGCGCTGTTCACCCGATATCCCACAGAGATGATCGCGTCGAGATTGTAGTAATCGATCTCGCGGGAAACGTCGCGATTTCCTTCACGTTGAACTCTTCGAATTTTTCGAAGAGTTGCGGTTTCGCTCAATTCACCGGACGAGTAGATCTCCGTCAGGTGGTAGCTGATGGTAGGAAGTTCGACGCCGAACAGTTCGGCGATTTTCTTCTGGTTGAGCCAAAAGGTCTCGGATTCATAGAGAACCTCGATTCTGGTGGCACCCTCCGGGGTGCGGTAGAAAACGATGTCGCCTTCCAGCAGTTTCGGGGTCTTGTCCATGGCTCGTCTCAAACCGTAGAATTCTCCCTATTCTCAAGCGCCATATACGTCGTCGGGTCGGGTCTCCAGTTTACGCGTCTCCCGCTGCCTATCCAACTTTTGCGGGCGGATGTTGCGGAAGAAGTAGCCGCCGTCACTCCACGGAGCGGCACAGGACCGCGCCGAGCACGCCCGCGGCAAAACCCGCGAGGTGCCCCGCGAGGGAGTACGGCGCGGGGTTGAGCAGGTTCGACAAGGGTCCCGGGCCCCACCCCCACAGGAACACGACGACCGTCCAGGCGCACGCGAAGAGGTAGGCGGGGACGGTGACGACCCGGCCCATCCCGTACATCTCGATCGGCACGTCCGGAAAGAAGACGAGGTAGGCGCCCAGCACCCCCGCCACGGCGCCGGCGGAGCCGAGCGCGGCGGGCATTCCCACCTTTCCCGCCACGACGTGCGCCGCACCCGCGACCGCGCCGCAAAAGAGATAAAAGAGAAGGAACGGAACCCGCCCCAGCCGATCTTCCACGTTGTCCCCCAGGACGAAGAGGAAAAGGCACCCGACGCCGAGCGGGACGATCCCCCCGTGAAGGAAGGGGGTCAACAGCAGCGCGAACTTCGGCACCCCGGAAAATCCCGTCCCGGA harbors:
- a CDS encoding virulence RhuM family protein — its product is MDKTPKLLEGDIVFYRTPEGATRIEVLYESETFWLNQKKIAELFGVELPTISYHLTEIYSSGELSETATLRKIRRVQREGNRDVSREIDYYNLDAIISVGYRVNSAQATRFRIWATQTLREFIVKGFVLDDDRLKLKKRFGKDYFDELLERIREIRASERRFYLKIVDIYEQCSIDYDKDAEITKTFFKTVQNKLHWAVTGQTAAEIIAGRSDAGKPSMGLTTWKNAPAGKILKSDVVVAKNYLIEGEIKELERIVGMYLDYAENQAARQIPMRMADWVERLDAFLKFNEYEVLTSAGTVSAEVARQLAEERYAAFRIRQDMAFESDFEKEIKRIEGKGKPGKKPARKKSE
- a CDS encoding SelB C-terminal domain-containing protein, producing MKELLFDGAALRGIEEKLVAFLAKRGEVTVPEFKEMTGLSRKYIIPLLEHFDATKVTLRVGDKRVLRKK
- a CDS encoding rhomboid family intramembrane serine protease produces the protein PLVVYGILFLTVALHLLSWIGVGDVAGLQARLALPSGTGFSGVPKFALLLTPFLHGGIVPLGVGCLFLFVLGDNVEDRLGRVPFLLFYLFCGAVAGAAHVVAGKVGMPAALGSAGAVAGVLGAYLVFFPDVPIEMYGMGRVVTVPAYLFACAWTVVVFLWGWGPGPLSNLLNPAPYSLAGHLAGFAAGVLGAVLCRSVE